A region from the Peromyscus leucopus breed LL Stock chromosome 9, UCI_PerLeu_2.1, whole genome shotgun sequence genome encodes:
- the Lgi3 gene encoding leucine-rich repeat LGI family member 3 — MAGPRAKLGPGRGLLVLSTLGFCLMLQASAKRPPKTPPCPPSCSCTRDTAFCVDSKAVPKNLPSEVISLTLVNAAFSEIQDGAFSHLPLLQFLLLNSNKFTLIGDNAFMGLSHLQYLFIENNDIWALSKFTFRGLKSLTHLSLANNNLQTLPRDVFRPLDILSDLDLRGNALNCDCKVKWLVEWLAHTNTTVAPIYCASPPRFQEHKVQDLPLREFDCITTDFVLYQTLAFSAVSAEPFLYSSDLYLALAQPGASACTILKWDYVERQLRDYDKIPAPSAVHCKPMVVDGQLYVVVAQLFGGSYIYHWDPNTTRFTKLQDIDPQRVRKPNDLEAFRIDGDWYFAVADSSKAGATSLYRWHQNGFYSHQALHAWHRDTDLEFVDGEGKPRLIVSSSSQAPVIYQWSRTQKQFVAQGEVTQVPDAQAVKHFRAGRDSYLCLSRYIGDSKILRWEGARFSEVQALPSRGSLALQPFLVGGHRYLALGSDFSFTQIYQWDEGRQKFVRFQELAAQAPRAFCYMPAGDAQLLLAPSFKGQTLVYRHVVVDLSA, encoded by the exons ATGGCCGGGCCACGAGCCAAGCTGGGCCCAGGGCGCGGGCTACTGGTGTTGTCCACGCTGGGGTTTTGCCTGATGCTGCAAGCCAGTGCCAAGAGGCCTCCTAAGACGCCCCCCTGCCCACCCAGCTGCTCCTGCACCAGGGACACCGCCTTCTGCGTGGACTCTAAGGCAGTGCCCAAGAACCTGCCTTCAGAGGTCATCTCCCT GACCCTGGTGAATGCTGCTTTCTCGGAGATCCAGGATGGAGCCTTCTCCCACCTGCCCCTGTTACAGTTCTT GTTACTCAACTCCAACAAGTTCACGCTCATTGGAGACAATGCCTTCATGGGACTGTCGCACCTGCAGTAcct CTTCATCGAGAACAATGACATCTGGGCACTCTCCAAGTTTACCTTTCGAGGACTCAAGTCCTTGACACACCT CTCACTGGCCAACAATAACCTGCAGACACTGCCCAGAGATGTCTTTCGTCCCCTGGACATCCTGAGTGATTT AGACCTCCGGGGCAATGCCCTTAACTGTGACTGCAAGGTGAAGTGGCTGGTGGAGTGGCTGGCACACACCAACACCACCGTGGCCCCCATCTACTGCGCCAGCCCGCCCCGCTTCCAGGAGCACAAGGTGCAAGACTTGCCTCTTCGGGAGTTCGACTGCATCACTACGG ATTTCGTCCTCTACCAGACACTGGCCTTCTCCGCGGTATCAGCGGAACCCTTCCTCTACTCCAGCGACCTCTATTTGGCTCTGGCCCAGCCAGGTGCCAGCGCCTGCACCATCCTGAAGTGGGACTATGTGGAACGACAGCTTCGAGACTATGATAAAATTCCAG CCCCCTCTGCTGTGCATTGCAAGCCCATGGTGGTGGACGGCCAGCTCTATGTAGTTGTGGCCCAGCTGTTCGGGGGCTCGTACATTTACCACTGGGACCCCAACACCACACGTTTCACCAAGCTGCAGGATATCGACCCACAGCGTGTGCGGAAGCCCAATGACTTGGAAGCCTTCCGCATCGACGGCGACTGGTACTTTGCAGTGGCCGACAGCTCCAAGGCGGGTGCCACTAGCCTCTACCGCTGGCACCAGAATGGCTTCTATTCCCACCAGGCCCTGCACGCCTGGCACCGTGACACTGACCTCGAGTTTGTTGATGGGGAGGGCAAGCCACGGTTGATTGTGTCCAGCAGCTCTCAGGCACCCGTCATCTATCAGTGGAGTCGTACTCAGAAGCAGTTTGTGGCCCAGGGAGAGGTGACCCAGGTACCCGATGCCCAGGCCGTGAAACACTTCCGTGCCGGCCGAGACAGCTACCTGTGTCTTAGTCGCTACATCGGGGACTCCAAGATCCTGCGCTGGGAGGGTGCCCGTTTCTCTGAGGTGCAGGCCCTTCCTTCCCGGGGTTCGCTGGCCCTGCAGCCCTTCCTGGTGGGTGGCCACCGCTACCTGGCACTGGGCAGCGACTTCTCCTTCACGCAGATCTACCAGTGGGACGAGGGGCGGCAGAAATTTGTGCGGTTCCAGGAGCTGGCCGCACAGGCCCCGCGGGCCTTCTGCTACATGCCGGCTGGAGATGCCCAGCTGCTCCTGGCCCCCAGTTTCAAGGGACAGACACTGGTATACCGACATGTCGTGGTGGACCTCAGTGCCTAG